The following are from one region of the Paenibacillus sp. JZ16 genome:
- a CDS encoding ArsR/SmtB family transcription factor: MLNDNLFEVLAEPNRRTILDYLRVKECTVGEIVDLMQLSQPGVSKHLRILREAGLVSLRKEAQRHVYSLNAKPLEEIHHWLEPYRQFWTNKLNDLERLLDEDESP, translated from the coding sequence ATGTTGAACGATAACCTTTTTGAAGTATTGGCAGAACCGAACCGCAGGACGATATTGGACTATCTGCGCGTGAAAGAGTGCACGGTAGGCGAGATTGTAGATCTCATGCAGCTCAGCCAACCAGGCGTGTCCAAGCATTTGCGCATTTTGCGGGAAGCCGGTCTTGTCTCGCTGCGGAAAGAGGCACAAAGGCATGTGTACAGTCTGAATGCCAAGCCCCTGGAGGAAATCCACCACTGGCTGGAGCCTTACCGTCAGTTCTGGACGAATAAGCTGAATGATCTGGAGAGGCTGCTGGATGAGGATGAATCTCCTTAA
- a CDS encoding SRPBCC family protein, giving the protein MLAVVQQDEFGTTVRFERRLKHSVEKVWSYLTDNDKLTQWFSELKVEDLRQGGRITFDMQDGTFEEFEITDYREFSVLEYTWGEDRVRFELHPESEGCRLVLIETITKITDHTPKDIAGWDVCLDVIEALLEGRTLKSRKDAWSEKYEQYVQVFKQLPRA; this is encoded by the coding sequence ATGCTGGCAGTAGTACAGCAAGACGAGTTCGGAACGACTGTCCGATTTGAACGCCGCCTGAAGCATTCGGTTGAGAAGGTGTGGTCCTATCTGACGGATAATGACAAGCTCACACAGTGGTTTTCGGAGCTGAAGGTGGAAGATTTGCGTCAAGGCGGAAGAATTACATTTGACATGCAGGATGGAACGTTCGAAGAATTTGAAATTACGGACTATCGGGAGTTTTCGGTACTGGAGTATACGTGGGGAGAGGACCGTGTGCGTTTTGAGCTGCATCCAGAGTCCGAAGGCTGTCGTCTGGTATTGATCGAGACGATAACGAAAATTACGGATCATACACCGAAGGATATTGCCGGTTGGGACGTATGTCTGGACGTCATTGAAGCACTGCTGGAGGGCAGGACGCTTAAATCGCGCAAAGACGCCTGGTCCGAAAAATACGAGCAATACGTTCAAGTATTTAAACAATTGCCGCGTGCATAA
- a CDS encoding copper amine oxidase N-terminal domain-containing protein, whose product MKRIWTALLAAILLIPMTFQSQVQAAVNISVLIDGVKLYTPQAPVMIQGRVMLPMRSIFEALDASVKWNQKTKTVTATKDGTTVILKINSKTATINNKTVALDVPAKNLKGNTMVPVRFVSEALGQKIGWNSKTKTVTVKTTNNSGGGNNTGIVPVNYVTLRDIGNTGDGRDLQVSFSKSSTESLISHYRVMIVKQSKTLNQSEAQRVSSAAYTTVYPSGSDPTLTLTSGSRDVDNDLIRDNQAYKAYVLAVSKTGGTYALSSASPSLTLTNTNSVNGATNVKASDVSDYGDGRDLQVSFTRAQNESNVTNYRVFAVKTKDAAKFNLAAAKSVQSQNYTTVSKTSTTNTTLSTTLSSSARDTSGELIRSGVAYTVFVQSVSSNENVLASNLSSGSSSITLSTGNATVPSITQVTDISDYGDGRDLRVSFNKVSNESNIHSYRVFVVKDSNYNSFNLSKANGVSSYNYTQVNKTGNNINNLTLASGARDVDGATIRSGVYYRVFVMAVNNNNSNNNVLSAPSNSIILSSSSNVGAVTSLSVTDVNNYNDGRDLQVSFTQPSDRSNINYYQVFVVKSSDSYFDLYRANNLNNSYYYTQINKNNSSNYITQTLNSNSRDIDGELIRNGISYRVYVLSVGYSNNNALSNYSSITLGNNNQGNVNPVSTPTLSIIGNNGNGSDLRVAFSPAYGESYIDHYRILVVKSNQSLNVSQAYDNNYFTTVYKTGGTITRDLTSTTKDSDGDLIQRGSSYRVYVLSVGYSNYGRALSSVSRDVTIQGLTEVGKAANITAADEGNEGNGSDLKVTFSPANGENNIDHYRIFVVKSSKDLSLSQAQSNSYHTKVSKANSYSQNLGANAQDTDGELIRNDQGYRVYVLSVSNNSSRYSDALSAPSGEIKLQGVSQVGAAINVRVIDDGDKGNASDLKVSFTKAANEQNISEYRIIVVNGSDLNKFNLDVANGLPAESYVTVFPGTNHNGNLVEGTRDAFGNEIANQQKYRVYVLSVSNSKNIRNTLSEASNLVPLENQTALEVPSTVKAEIASGSSNGTASDVTVKFTGTTKGITEYRILVVSSDKDLNLEKAEAIKASNQYTVVKPKAGEIEQKLTNSNDVNDVAISEGKEYKAYILVVADGKTQKSNALSPASENFTIPAPFQASAVKASLNKDGKLQVEFTKAINEASMDSYRLLFVAKTDIKDFNLQKATAAVAKEETNVAIKPSGVNISKLIDIPTVDALNQTIKTDTEYAVYVFSKLKDQINVQTATLLSKPSNTLKLPTATATP is encoded by the coding sequence GTGAAAAGAATATGGACTGCCTTGCTAGCAGCTATACTGTTAATCCCCATGACATTCCAATCGCAAGTACAGGCGGCAGTGAACATCAGCGTCTTGATTGACGGCGTCAAGCTGTATACGCCTCAAGCGCCTGTCATGATCCAAGGACGCGTCATGCTTCCGATGAGATCCATCTTCGAAGCCTTGGATGCATCGGTCAAATGGAATCAAAAAACGAAAACCGTCACAGCGACCAAGGATGGCACAACCGTCATTCTAAAAATCAACTCCAAGACGGCCACCATCAATAACAAGACGGTAGCGCTGGATGTTCCGGCGAAAAACTTAAAAGGCAACACCATGGTGCCGGTACGCTTCGTAAGTGAAGCCCTCGGCCAAAAAATCGGCTGGAATTCCAAAACGAAAACGGTCACCGTCAAAACAACGAACAATTCAGGCGGCGGAAATAATACCGGTATCGTGCCTGTGAATTATGTGACTCTTCGGGACATTGGTAATACCGGCGACGGCCGCGATCTGCAGGTGAGCTTCTCCAAATCATCCACCGAGTCTTTAATTTCGCATTATCGGGTGATGATTGTAAAGCAGTCCAAGACGTTAAACCAATCTGAGGCACAGCGCGTGTCCTCGGCAGCTTACACAACGGTGTACCCATCCGGCTCGGATCCGACGCTGACCCTCACGTCGGGCTCAAGGGATGTGGATAATGATCTTATCCGCGATAACCAGGCTTATAAAGCCTACGTATTGGCAGTCAGCAAAACAGGCGGCACATATGCCCTTTCCTCGGCTTCGCCGTCGTTGACGCTGACCAACACCAATTCAGTAAACGGGGCAACCAACGTGAAAGCAAGCGATGTGAGCGACTATGGCGATGGCCGTGATCTGCAGGTCAGCTTCACGCGGGCCCAGAATGAGAGCAATGTAACCAACTATCGCGTGTTTGCGGTAAAAACGAAGGATGCTGCCAAGTTTAATCTGGCGGCTGCCAAATCCGTTCAAAGCCAAAATTACACGACGGTAAGTAAAACCAGCACGACGAATACAACGCTGTCCACGACGCTGAGTTCTTCCGCTCGTGATACGTCAGGGGAGCTTATCCGCAGCGGAGTCGCTTACACCGTGTTCGTCCAGTCTGTGAGCAGCAATGAGAACGTGCTTGCAAGCAACCTGTCCTCAGGTTCGTCTTCCATCACCCTCAGCACAGGCAATGCAACGGTTCCATCCATTACGCAGGTGACGGATATCAGCGATTATGGTGATGGCCGCGATCTTCGCGTAAGCTTCAACAAGGTATCCAACGAATCCAACATTCACTCTTATCGCGTGTTTGTCGTAAAGGACAGCAATTACAACAGCTTCAACTTAAGCAAAGCCAATGGTGTATCCAGCTACAACTACACCCAAGTCAACAAAACCGGGAATAACATCAACAACTTGACGCTGGCATCGGGGGCTAGAGACGTAGACGGAGCAACGATTCGCAGCGGCGTGTACTATCGCGTATTCGTCATGGCCGTGAACAATAATAACTCCAATAATAACGTGCTGTCTGCGCCATCTAACTCCATCATCTTGAGTTCCAGCTCCAATGTGGGCGCGGTTACCAGCCTGTCTGTCACCGACGTGAACAACTACAATGACGGACGCGACCTGCAGGTATCATTCACCCAGCCGTCCGATCGTTCGAACATCAACTATTACCAGGTATTCGTTGTAAAATCATCCGATAGCTATTTCGATCTGTATAGAGCCAATAACTTAAACAACAGCTATTATTACACTCAAATCAATAAGAACAACAGCAGCAACTACATTACTCAAACCCTGAATTCCAACAGCCGTGATATCGATGGAGAGCTCATTCGCAATGGTATCAGCTATCGCGTATATGTCCTGTCCGTAGGTTATTCAAATAACAATGCACTATCCAATTACTCATCGATTACGCTTGGAAACAACAATCAGGGCAATGTAAACCCTGTTTCCACGCCAACCTTGTCCATTATCGGCAATAATGGTAACGGAAGCGATCTGAGAGTCGCCTTCAGTCCCGCTTATGGCGAAAGCTACATCGATCATTACCGGATTCTCGTTGTGAAGTCAAACCAAAGCCTGAACGTGTCGCAAGCTTATGACAACAATTATTTCACCACAGTTTACAAAACCGGCGGAACCATCACTCGGGATTTGACTAGCACGACGAAGGATTCCGACGGGGATCTCATTCAAAGAGGTTCAAGCTACCGTGTGTATGTCTTGTCGGTAGGCTACTCGAATTACGGCAGAGCACTTTCATCGGTTTCTCGTGACGTAACGATACAAGGCTTGACGGAAGTTGGTAAGGCTGCGAATATTACGGCAGCGGATGAGGGCAATGAAGGCAACGGAAGCGATCTGAAAGTAACTTTCTCCCCTGCTAATGGAGAGAACAATATCGATCATTATCGCATTTTTGTAGTCAAATCATCCAAGGATCTGTCATTATCCCAAGCACAATCAAACAGTTATCACACTAAAGTGTCAAAAGCGAACAGTTACAGTCAAAATTTAGGAGCTAATGCCCAAGACACAGACGGTGAGCTGATTCGGAATGATCAAGGCTATCGCGTGTATGTCTTATCGGTAAGCAACAATTCCTCCAGATACAGCGATGCTCTATCCGCTCCATCAGGCGAAATCAAACTGCAGGGAGTAAGTCAGGTAGGAGCAGCAATTAATGTTCGAGTGATTGATGATGGTGATAAAGGTAACGCTAGTGACCTGAAAGTATCCTTCACTAAAGCTGCAAACGAACAAAATATTAGTGAATACCGAATCATCGTTGTAAATGGATCCGATTTGAACAAATTCAATCTAGATGTTGCTAATGGACTCCCAGCAGAAAGCTATGTTACCGTCTTTCCCGGCACTAACCATAATGGCAATCTCGTAGAAGGCACCCGAGACGCATTCGGAAACGAGATTGCTAACCAACAAAAATACCGTGTGTATGTTCTATCAGTCAGCAACAGTAAGAATATTAGAAACACGCTCTCAGAAGCTTCCAATTTAGTACCATTGGAAAACCAAACAGCTCTGGAGGTTCCCTCCACTGTGAAAGCAGAAATTGCAAGTGGAAGTAGTAATGGTACTGCCAGTGATGTCACTGTCAAGTTCACGGGAACAACTAAAGGGATTACGGAATATCGAATCCTAGTTGTTTCTTCAGATAAAGACTTGAACTTAGAAAAGGCTGAAGCAATAAAGGCTAGCAATCAATACACTGTAGTTAAGCCTAAAGCAGGCGAAATAGAGCAAAAATTAACCAACTCGAACGACGTGAACGATGTTGCCATTTCGGAGGGTAAGGAGTATAAAGCTTACATTCTAGTCGTTGCGGATGGAAAAACGCAAAAATCGAACGCCTTATCTCCAGCATCTGAGAACTTCACCATACCCGCCCCATTCCAAGCTTCGGCCGTTAAAGCCAGTTTGAATAAGGACGGGAAGCTTCAAGTTGAATTCACGAAAGCGATCAATGAGGCAAGCATGGATAGTTATCGGCTGTTGTTTGTGGCAAAAACAGATATCAAAGATTTCAATCTTCAAAAAGCAACAGCAGCCGTT
- a CDS encoding AraC family transcriptional regulator has translation MRDPDLPFLEIKECDTIDNLSYKKHFHEEISIGLIEKGATRVWSAGKRFEAAQGHIVHFPPLLPHACHPENPANWKYTMIFVHPRWLGQTSSDYDSKYHQPHMPILHPKYQNERSRYLIRSCRTLFQQNATPLEVESVLMTLMRETGLLQEEAAMASSGSAHQSPAILRVKQYLDHHYKDRITLDILQGISGVSKFHLIRMFAESYHLAPHAYQNLLRINYAKEQLLQGKTIADVAAETGFYDQSHFTRAFAGCVGTTPLRYAKAATS, from the coding sequence TTGCGTGATCCTGACCTGCCGTTTCTTGAAATTAAAGAATGCGATACTATAGACAATCTTTCTTATAAGAAGCATTTTCACGAAGAAATTTCCATTGGCCTCATTGAAAAGGGAGCCACCCGCGTATGGTCGGCCGGGAAACGGTTTGAGGCTGCCCAGGGGCATATTGTGCATTTTCCGCCGCTGCTCCCTCATGCCTGTCATCCCGAGAATCCTGCAAACTGGAAGTACACGATGATTTTTGTCCATCCCCGGTGGCTCGGTCAAACCTCTTCGGACTATGATTCCAAATACCATCAACCCCATATGCCCATCCTGCATCCGAAATATCAAAACGAACGATCCCGTTATCTGATCCGTTCCTGCAGGACCCTGTTTCAGCAAAATGCCACTCCCCTCGAAGTGGAGTCCGTGCTTATGACATTAATGCGGGAGACGGGTCTCCTTCAAGAGGAAGCCGCTATGGCGTCTAGCGGCAGCGCTCATCAATCCCCGGCTATTCTGCGAGTGAAGCAGTATCTGGATCATCATTACAAAGATCGCATTACACTTGATATTCTGCAAGGCATCTCCGGAGTCAGCAAATTCCACCTGATTCGGATGTTTGCAGAATCCTATCATCTTGCTCCCCACGCTTATCAGAATTTACTGCGCATCAATTATGCGAAAGAACAGCTACTGCAAGGAAAAACCATAGCCGATGTTGCTGCGGAGACCGGGTTTTACGATCAGAGCCATTTCACGAGAGCTTTTGCCGGTTGCGTAGGGACAACGCCACTTCGGTATGCAAAAGCAGCGACATCTTAA
- a CDS encoding proline dehydrogenase family protein produces the protein MNDSLTELAFADALKSVARNLQLKQYVQQSAEWYPILLRAAERFVTGDVLEQGLSCRDALDAKGYRTSLEYIGENTLTEAECTHAFLEFTKLIEACAEQRTGTRISLDLSHIGLSVGEDLAYRHLLGLAGQAEEAGLELVISMEESAKTDAILKLYRKASAQFTNVGITLQAQLPRNLEDLERILADGSGTIRIVKGAYQEQEGHYIPRSEMLTSRYVQMVDLCIQAGRPVSVATHDERILRHITSNEMYRDSAVELEMLYGIRPDLSRQMKDDGFPIRIYLTYGEEWFLYLCHRIAEYPPNIYDAVTRSILGGTDTIKQY, from the coding sequence TTGAACGATTCATTAACGGAACTGGCTTTTGCCGACGCTTTGAAGTCAGTCGCCCGTAACCTGCAACTTAAACAGTACGTCCAGCAATCCGCCGAATGGTATCCGATCCTGCTGCGTGCAGCAGAGCGTTTTGTCACGGGCGATGTGCTGGAACAAGGTTTGTCATGTCGGGATGCTCTGGACGCCAAAGGTTATCGCACTTCGCTGGAGTATATCGGGGAGAATACGCTGACTGAAGCGGAATGCACGCACGCTTTCCTGGAGTTTACTAAGTTAATTGAAGCTTGTGCGGAACAGAGGACAGGAACCCGCATTTCACTCGACCTGTCCCATATCGGATTATCGGTAGGCGAGGATTTGGCATACCGGCATCTTCTCGGACTGGCTGGCCAAGCCGAGGAAGCTGGATTGGAGCTGGTCATCAGCATGGAGGAATCCGCCAAAACGGATGCCATCCTTAAACTGTACAGAAAAGCTTCGGCCCAATTCACGAATGTCGGTATTACTTTGCAAGCGCAGCTCCCGCGAAACTTGGAAGATCTCGAAAGAATTCTTGCCGACGGCTCCGGCACGATCCGTATTGTGAAAGGTGCTTATCAGGAACAAGAGGGGCACTATATTCCCCGTTCCGAGATGCTGACTTCGAGATATGTACAAATGGTGGATTTATGCATTCAAGCAGGCAGGCCCGTATCGGTCGCCACCCATGATGAAAGGATCCTGCGGCATATCACCAGCAACGAAATGTATCGCGACTCAGCCGTCGAGCTTGAAATGCTGTATGGCATACGTCCGGACCTGTCCAGACAAATGAAAGATGACGGCTTCCCTATTCGGATTTATCTGACTTACGGTGAGGAATGGTTCCTGTACCTGTGCCACCGCATCGCCGAGTACCCGCCGAATATATACGATGCAGTGACTCGGTCGATCCTGGGCGGCACCGATACAATTAAACAATATTGA